A DNA window from Porites lutea chromosome 6, jaPorLute2.1, whole genome shotgun sequence contains the following coding sequences:
- the LOC140940861 gene encoding lipase maturation factor 1-like, protein MNRVVEVVRSLSRNLCLISLRSVRNIMEVFDAIRKRKGRVNGENKAREEKRNVEKEKKPSKVDVYNMEAGTYWLTRIVFLRSLSFIYFVAFAIAANQNKQLLGKNGLLPSDLYLKRIESHFSDTGWRKVLHVPTVLLYTDKSRIDEHLDLLAYTGMLFSGVVVVFGCANMFIMTLLWVLYHSIVNIGQRWYSFGWESQLLETGFLAIFLCPVLKMQQVPVHTPTPLVVIWGYRWLIFRIMIGAGLIKIRGDQCWRDLTCMNYHYETQPVPNPMSYFMHQSPEIFHKFETLTNHFIELVVPFFIFLTRPFRITCGILQILFQVMLIISGNLSFLNWLTIVPSLMSFDDKSLAFLFSSSSAKNDVIKIQQFQKAGAGPRPTWGLCVRRVFEIMLGIMIAYLSIPVVQNLLSSRQAMNTSFDSFRIVNTYGAFGSVTKERTEVIFQGTRNLTIIPDHEGGIWEEYQFQCKPGDPKRRPCVISPYHYRLDWLMWFAAFQNYQYNPWLIHFATKLLVNDEQATSLIAHNPFKNGTPPTFIRGEHYLYKFTTLGSREARAGYWWTRTKIGSYFPPINLQAVREYVRSNGWKMPKLKKSRKSSH, encoded by the exons ATGAACCGCGTTGTAGAGGTAGTGAGGTCCCTTTCGAGAAATCTTTGTCTTATTTCCTTGAGGAGTGTTAGAAATATCATGGAGGTATTTGACgcaataagaaaaagaaaaggacgCGTTAATGGAGAGAATAAAGCCAGGGAAGAGAAACGGAACGTCGAAAAGGAAAAGAAGCCTTCGAAAGTTGATGTTTACAACATGGAAGCTGGGACGTACTGGCTGACACGAATTGTGTTTTTGAGATCTCTCAGTTTTATATATT ttgTGGCCTTTGCCATTGCAGCTAACCAGAACAAACAACTTCTGGGCAAAAATGGGCTTCTTCCATCTGACCTATACTTGAAGAGAATTGAAAGTCACTTTTCAGATACCGGCTGGAGGAAAGTTCTTCATGTTCCAACTGTTCTTCTGTACACTGATAAAAGTAGAATAGACGAACATTTGGATCTACTAGCATATACTGGGATGTTATTTTCAGGAGTTGTTGTGGTCTTTGGATGTGCTAACATGTTTATCATGACATTACTTTGGGTATTATACCATTCTATTGTCAACATTGGGCAGAGGTG GTATTCATTTG GTTGGGAGTCACAGCTTCTTGAAACAGGTTTCTTGGCAATCTTTTTGTGTCCAGTACTTAAAATGCAGCAAGTTCCTGTCCATACACCCACACCTCTTGTTGTCATTTGGGGATACAGATGGCTTATATTTCGTATCATGATTGGCGCT GGGCTGATTAAGATCAGAGGTGATCAGTGTTGGCGAGACCTGACATGCATGAATTATCACTATGAG acTCAGCCAGTGCCAAATCCTATGAGTTACTTTATGCACCAGTCTCCTGAGATTTTCCATAAATTTGAGACTCTGACAAATCACTTCATAGAATTAGTGGTTccatttttcatctttcttacAAGACCGTTTAGAATTACATGTGGCATTTTGCAGATTTTATTTCAG GTCATGTTAATAATCAGTGGTAACTTGAGTTTTTTAAACTGGCTGACCATTGTACCAAGCCTGATGAGCTTTGATGACAAGAGTCTGGCTTTTCTGTTTTCTTCGTCCTCAGCTAAGAACGATGTCattaaaatacagcaatttcaAAAGGCTGGTGCTGGACCAAGGCCCACATGGG gtctttGTGTTCGTCGTGTGTTTGAGATCATGCTTGGTATCATGATAGCGTATTTAAGTATTCCGGTGGTGCAGAACCTGCTCTCATCTCGCCAGGCCATGAACACTTCATTTGACTCCTTCAGAATAGTGAACACTTACGGAGCTTTTGGAAG CGTAACAAAAGAGAGAACTGAAGTGATATTTCAAGGAACAAGAAACTTAACTATTATTCCTGATCATGAAGGAGGCATTTGGGAAGAATATCAGTTTCAGTGTAAACCTGGTGACCCAAAAAGGCGGCCATGTGTTATTTCACCATATCATTACAGACTGGACTGGCTAATGTGGTTTGCAGCTTTTCAG AATTATCAATACAATCCCTGGCTGATTCACTTTGCGACCAAGCTTCTTGTTAATGATGAGCAGGCAACATCTCTGATCGCTCATAACCCGTTCAAAAATGGTACACCTCCAAC ATTTATCCGAGGAGAACATTACCTCTACAAGTTCACCACGCTTGGCAGCCGAGAAGCTAGGGCTGGATATTGGTGGACACGCACAAAGATAGGCTCTTATTTCCCGCCAATTAACTTACAAGCTGTCAGGGAGTACGTCAGGTCTAACGGATGGAAAATGCCTAAGCTAAAGAAAAGCCGTAAAAGTTCACATTAA
- the LOC140940856 gene encoding enoyl-CoA delta isomerase 1, mitochondrial-like, with the protein MAALSRFREVLSKGKVLRLGCHHVRRMSSLVSVEKQGKVAVLELNRKPVNSFSLEFLQEINENLDQMENDQDCCGIMITSGLPKVFSAGLDLVKEVYKPSSEKQLSTFWQAFQEMWLRVYGSRLLTVAAINGHALAGGCVLSLACDYRIMAEGPTIGLVETEAGVPPPFWVFNNLAAVVGKGAAEKAILSSKRYTAKEALAIGMVDKVVPKEKLIDEAKSQLNELTVFSGRTMQLTKMVMRKDDVEALENRREEDIKEFVDSIMDEEVQKAIGLQVEKLHKKT; encoded by the exons ATGGCCGCGTTGTCGAGATTTCGTGAAGTTCTCTCTAAAGGCAAAG TACTACGCCTGGGCTGTCATCATGTGAGGAGAATGTCATCACTTGTAAGTGTTGAAAAACAAGGGAAAGTCGCTGTCCTAGAGCTGAACAGAAAGCCAGTTAACAGCTTTAGTTTAGAGTTTTTACaggaaataaatgaaaatttggATCAAATGGAAAATGATCAAGACTGCTGTGGAATTATGATCACCTCT GGCCTTCCCAAAGTATTCTCTGCTGGCCTTGATCTTGTGAAAGAAGTTTACAAGCCTTCTAGTGAGAAGCAGCTTTCAACTTTTTGGCAAGCTTTTCAGGAGATGTGGCTTCGCGTGTATGGCTCAAGACTACTCACTGTTGCTGCAATAAAT GGACATGCATTAGCAGGGGGGTGTGTTTTGAGTTTAGCATGTGATTACCGTATCATGGCTGAAGGACCCACAATTGGACTAGTGGAGACAGAAGCA gGTGTTCCGCCACCTTTCTG gGTTTTTAACAATCTTGCAGCTGTTGTTGGCAAAGGAGCTGCTGAAAAGGCGATTTTAAGCAGTAAGCGATACACTGCTAAAGAAGCCTTAGCTATTGGAATGGTGGACAAAGTTGTTCCGAAAGAGAAGCTGATAGATGAAGCCAAATCGCAACTGAATGAATTGACAGTGTTTTCTG GGAGGACTATGCAACTGACTAAGATGGTCATGCGTAAAGATGACGTGGAGGCTTTGGAAAACAGGCGCGAAGAGGACATCAAAGAGTTTGTTGACTCCATAATGGACGAAGAAGTCCAAAAAGCAATAGGCCTTCAAGTTGAAAAGTTGCATAAAAAAACGTAA